Within the Naumovozyma castellii chromosome 1, complete genome genome, the region TGGAActtcttgaatttcaaCGACATTATATTTAACTAATGAAGAGATTGTTGACCTTATATCCTTTTCCTTCATCAACGCCTTTTGTGTAATCACCTTTTCTGAAACGAGACCATTGGAAGAGATACAGCGACGTATGCGCATTGCAGATGGACCTAACGTAGACAGTATGATGTAATCATATGTAGATGTTTTTAAAATAGGAATCAATTTACTGTATGGAACGTAGTAAACACCTGGCTTTGTTTCTTGTAAGAAAGGTGTGTTAGATGATGCGagcaatttcaaatgacTGTTAATTAATGCAATAGAATGTGGgtcattatcattttcgtcaaaatcttcttcgtTTTCCTGTTCAGGATCCTCAGCAATATGAGGTAATTTAGGAATAACAAATCCATCTTCTGTTTTTAATCTCTTTCCGTTTGAAGTATTTGAATCTGTTTGTGAACGTTTATTGGTTGTTTGTGATGTTAAAGTTCCACGTAGGTCTACTGATGCTGGTAAATATTTAGCCACATCCATGGCGTTGAATGTAATACCTGgtgttttttcttctgcaagttctaattcttctttaatcCCAAGTGCTTCATCCAATTCCTGTAATAGTCCAGTTTTAGTTAAAGGATCAATCAAGTCAGGGGATTTTTGTTCTGTCATCTTTAAGGCCACTTTATAAACTTGAGCAGAATACGAATTAATTCTTGCTTTCGCAAATTGAGAAAGTTGCTTTGTTCTCCTAACTTTTAAGAAACGATCTAGGTTAACTGTCAATGGAATTGTTTTTATAACAGTTTTCAAGGAAGTTTCTGGATCCGTGGTTATCATATTCTTTGGATCCTTCTGGAGTGAtaagaatttttgaaattctgCTTTAGCTTTTGCTTTTGCTTCTGCTCTTTTTTTCAGATCAGACAAGGTAGAAGTTCTTGGTATAGTTTTGTATTCCTTTTCGTATAGAAGATGCCACAAATCATTAATTGGAGTATAGTTTAGTTTAGTGAGTGGAACTAAGAAGCCAGATTCACATAAGGTAACAAAGGTAGCAGTTAATTCATGCTTTAATTGTGGAGGTTGAACGTCCTCCAAATAGTCTCTCAAAGTGACAGAACCTAAAGTCAATATATTTTGGACGACTTGTGCAGCCAAAGATAAACTGCTTTCTGGATCAGTTTTTGAACGTTGAGGGAGGTAATTATTAAGCTCCTCAATGATCAAACCGGAATATAAACATAATATTAACCCATCCTCGTTATAGTAGTAATATGTTGATTTCTTCCCTGATAAGGACACTTCGTCTAAATATTTAACGCAACgcaattgaattaaagagACTAATGTTGCCTTTATAATTTTCACGTTGAAATCAGGAGCTTTTACAGCAATTTCATGCACAGTTAATCTACCTAAGGAAAGCA harbors:
- the RPC82 gene encoding DNA-directed RNA polymerase III subunit C82 (ancestral locus Anc_7.547), which encodes MESILNSVAAVAPTLVEGSNSVANEANTAAVGEDQPIDVSSLEQRTLTPERFLYVELVKSNLGERAAKIIDLLLSLGRLTVHEIAVKAPDFNVKIIKATLVSLIQLRCVKYLDEVSLSGKKSTYYYYNEDGLILCLYSGLIIEELNNYLPQRSKTDPESSLSLAAQVVQNILTLGSVTLRDYLEDVQPPQLKHELTATFVTLCESGFLVPLTKLNYTPINDLWHLLYEKEYKTIPRTSTLSDLKKRAEAKAKAKAEFQKFLSLQKDPKNMITTDPETSLKTVIKTIPLTVNLDRFLKVRRTKQLSQFAKARINSYSAQVYKVALKMTEQKSPDLIDPLTKTGLLQELDEALGIKEELELAEEKTPGITFNAMDVAKYLPASVDLRGTLTSQTTNKRSQTDSNTSNGKRLKTEDGFVIPKLPHIAEDPEQENEEDFDENDNDPHSIALINSHLKLLASSNTPFLQETKPGVYYVPYSKLIPILKTSTYDYIILSTLGPSAMRIRRCISSNGLVSEKVITQKALMKEKDIRSTISSLVKYNVVEIQEVPRTADRAAARAVFLFSTNENHAYGFMKQNLAWNIANLLFKKESLRAENVTLLTKANRDDVKGKEEELLLPSELNQLKMVNERELNSFSRISRLLSLWEVFKMC